In Candidatus Poribacteria bacterium, a genomic segment contains:
- the der gene encoding ribosome biogenesis GTPase Der: METVRPIVAIVGRPNVGKSSLFNRITANSRRQQRGSQTVGVDSRLKNEPVEPEASLTDDRKQGTENRSSRRYAVVHDTPGVTRDRNYADVQWVDRAFTIVDTGGLDIDPDDRLIDNVQAQVDTALAEASLVLFVVDARTGIMPHDRVIVDKLRAADKPISLVVNKVDSDRFHNEAAEFYALGLSEPMWTSCVQNDGIRELLDHIVEALPEADEIVHDAPATMKIAIVGRPNVGKSSFINSLLGEERMIVDDRPGTTRDAVNIRLVHDNIPFEVVDTAGMRRKSTIKDELESATVQRAIHSIRQSDIAVLVLDVTQEVAQQDKTIANFIERQGKASVLVMNKWDLIDKDDTTHPAFMDAIDVQLPQLSYVPRVFISALTGQRVTQVLTTALEVYREYCTHIPTPALNELLLEWRNAHPPPRVKGVRPALKYITQVGTKPPTFLIFGRNVHRVQQPYQAYLINSLREEFGFYGTPIRIFYRRS; this comes from the coding sequence ATGGAAACCGTACGCCCCATTGTAGCGATCGTCGGCAGACCGAACGTCGGGAAATCATCGCTTTTCAATCGAATCACTGCAAATAGCCGTCGGCAGCAGAGAGGTTCTCAAACAGTGGGTGTCGATTCTCGGTTAAAAAATGAGCCTGTTGAACCAGAGGCCTCTTTAACGGATGACCGAAAACAGGGAACTGAAAATCGTTCCTCACGTAGATACGCTGTCGTTCATGACACTCCCGGTGTGACGCGCGACAGAAACTACGCTGATGTGCAATGGGTAGACCGCGCTTTTACCATCGTTGACACCGGCGGTTTGGATATTGATCCTGATGACCGACTCATCGATAATGTTCAAGCGCAGGTGGATACTGCCTTAGCTGAAGCGAGCCTTGTCCTTTTCGTCGTTGACGCACGGACCGGTATCATGCCCCATGACAGGGTTATCGTTGATAAACTCAGAGCCGCTGATAAACCTATCTCCCTCGTGGTCAATAAGGTAGATAGCGACCGATTTCACAATGAAGCCGCCGAATTTTACGCACTCGGATTGTCAGAGCCGATGTGGACATCATGTGTCCAAAACGATGGGATTCGGGAACTCCTCGACCACATCGTTGAAGCCCTTCCTGAGGCCGACGAAATCGTCCATGACGCGCCTGCCACAATGAAAATCGCCATTGTGGGTAGACCGAATGTCGGGAAGTCCTCGTTTATCAATAGCTTGTTAGGGGAGGAGCGGATGATTGTTGATGACCGACCCGGCACCACGCGCGATGCTGTGAATATCCGACTCGTTCACGACAATATCCCGTTTGAGGTGGTTGATACAGCGGGAATGCGGCGTAAATCCACTATCAAGGATGAACTTGAATCCGCAACCGTCCAACGTGCCATACACAGCATTCGCCAGAGCGACATCGCTGTTCTTGTGCTCGATGTAACCCAAGAAGTCGCACAACAGGATAAGACTATCGCTAATTTCATCGAACGACAAGGGAAGGCCTCCGTTTTAGTCATGAACAAGTGGGACCTGATTGATAAAGATGACACAACACATCCAGCGTTTATGGATGCCATAGATGTTCAACTTCCGCAACTCAGTTATGTGCCACGCGTCTTTATTTCGGCACTCACTGGACAACGTGTTACCCAAGTATTAACGACTGCACTTGAGGTCTACCGTGAGTATTGTACACACATCCCTACACCCGCACTCAACGAATTGCTTTTAGAGTGGCGAAATGCACATCCACCGCCGCGGGTTAAAGGGGTCCGACCCGCACTCAAATATATCACGCAGGTAGGAACCAAACCGCCCACTTTTTTAATCTTCGGACGGAATGTCCATCGCGTCCAGCAGCCATATCAAGCCTACCTTATCAACAGTCTTCGGGAGGAATTCGGATTTTACGGCACACCGATACGGATTTTTTATCGCAGATCATGA
- a CDS encoding AI-2E family transporter — protein sequence MNTQNEPNPQPPVLSVTTILSIISVVLAAGWIAFAYYKGSANSSRILLLHPIVPILLIVLLVRVYRWIDLKSIVILEILMIAVWIFIRLLGVLTPFILGFGFAYIFRFLWNALPFKAQYQRGIATVLIVCVCGALLFYTGKQVSKQATQMGSGLLKFYYETILPYVVGETFEAVAISVNEGDVAATDEQATPTETFYLGTNHGVYEIRQGAERELDRIGITNDRLLGKSIQALAAVGNVIYAGTQSGLYRYYKALPVDSTEAIDDNVTRIQNPRIWHKVQGTPFDTLSIQTISVPNWDNTQIYVGTQKGLYSTKDLGQTWREVAPNTYGDRSIVSIVSLVDTNGDRTIYVASTTISEAMPVGARVSSLSPSITPKATTVHWYLEDSSLEWNPLPSIAHPVYALASDVPFPVKSGSEIQSTSLKGSGRRLDAETREDPNTPHRTAGKIRKIELYAGTPDGLYEWHRFGTWRKTEGTAAVSLLASAPSGVYIGTETAILHRATTTAGWRPFATYKEGLSYTYRDEPIVQQAKAYLTERIPMIAQTGGEAIREGFQFAGSIAFGFGGFLATVSLAFIVFVYANQSFDNYFRSFITLVPELHRETAKTYLREIDRNLQQFLKGLVTVIAIVSIVSCIAYSIIGVPFALVIGVIAGICNAIPTFGPFIGGGFAYIAMLMGLAAGDFGMIDFLIRSAFLLAAILGIQTLDNSLISPKIMSTAVDVDPLLIMFAVIVGAAVLGFWGVLLAIPIIVVVKSVIAVSQSVATNGRLEVNAADDTTENP from the coding sequence ATGAATACGCAAAATGAGCCGAATCCACAGCCGCCAGTACTCAGCGTCACAACGATTCTCTCAATTATCAGCGTCGTGCTCGCTGCCGGATGGATAGCCTTTGCCTATTACAAAGGCAGCGCCAACAGCAGCCGAATACTCTTGCTGCATCCAATCGTGCCGATACTGCTGATTGTACTGCTTGTCCGCGTTTACCGTTGGATCGACCTAAAAAGCATCGTCATTCTTGAGATACTGATGATAGCCGTATGGATTTTTATCCGTTTGTTGGGCGTGCTAACCCCTTTCATTTTAGGATTTGGCTTCGCTTATATCTTTAGGTTTCTCTGGAATGCTCTCCCCTTCAAAGCACAATACCAACGTGGGATCGCGACAGTGCTGATTGTGTGCGTCTGCGGTGCACTGCTGTTCTATACCGGAAAACAGGTGAGCAAACAAGCAACCCAAATGGGAAGTGGGTTACTGAAGTTTTATTACGAGACGATCCTACCTTATGTCGTCGGTGAAACATTTGAAGCGGTCGCTATTAGTGTTAACGAAGGCGATGTAGCAGCAACAGACGAGCAGGCGACCCCAACAGAGACGTTCTATCTCGGGACGAATCACGGTGTCTATGAAATTCGACAGGGAGCAGAAAGGGAGCTCGACCGTATTGGGATTACGAATGATAGACTCCTTGGTAAATCGATACAAGCACTCGCAGCAGTTGGAAACGTTATCTATGCCGGTACGCAGAGTGGGTTATATCGGTATTACAAAGCATTGCCCGTCGATAGCACTGAGGCGATTGACGATAACGTAACACGCATCCAGAACCCAAGAATATGGCACAAGGTGCAAGGAACCCCTTTCGATACCCTCTCCATTCAAACTATCAGTGTGCCGAATTGGGATAATACCCAGATTTACGTTGGGACACAAAAAGGACTTTACAGCACTAAGGATTTGGGACAAACATGGCGTGAGGTTGCCCCTAACACTTATGGTGATAGGTCCATCGTCAGTATCGTCTCACTTGTGGATACGAATGGTGATAGGACAATTTATGTCGCCAGTACAACGATAAGTGAGGCCATGCCTGTAGGAGCACGCGTCAGTTCGCTATCTCCTTCTATAACGCCTAAGGCTACAACCGTGCATTGGTATCTGGAGGATTCCTCTCTTGAGTGGAATCCGCTTCCTTCTATAGCACATCCCGTTTATGCGCTTGCAAGTGACGTACCCTTTCCAGTAAAATCGGGATCCGAGATCCAAAGCACAAGCCTGAAAGGTAGTGGAAGGCGACTCGACGCAGAGACGCGTGAAGATCCCAACACACCTCACCGAACCGCAGGGAAAATTAGAAAAATTGAACTTTACGCTGGCACGCCTGATGGTCTCTATGAGTGGCATCGTTTTGGCACATGGCGTAAAACGGAAGGGACCGCTGCAGTCTCGTTGTTAGCATCGGCACCTTCTGGTGTATACATCGGTACTGAAACTGCTATCCTTCACCGGGCGACGACTACTGCCGGATGGCGACCCTTTGCGACATATAAGGAAGGACTGAGTTATACGTATCGGGACGAACCAATTGTCCAGCAAGCGAAAGCATATTTGACTGAGAGAATACCAATGATTGCCCAGACAGGGGGGGAGGCTATCAGAGAGGGATTTCAGTTCGCGGGTTCAATCGCCTTTGGATTTGGTGGGTTTTTAGCCACAGTATCACTCGCATTCATTGTGTTTGTCTATGCAAACCAGTCGTTTGACAATTATTTCCGCAGTTTCATCACGCTGGTCCCTGAGCTCCATCGCGAAACTGCCAAGACCTATCTGCGCGAAATTGATAGAAATTTACAGCAGTTCCTAAAAGGATTAGTCACAGTCATCGCAATTGTGTCGATCGTTTCCTGTATTGCGTACAGCATTATCGGTGTGCCGTTCGCATTGGTTATTGGTGTAATCGCCGGGATCTGTAATGCTATACCGACCTTTGGACCCTTTATCGGTGGCGGTTTCGCATACATAGCGATGCTAATGGGGCTGGCGGCTGGGGATTTCGGCATGATTGATTTCCTCATTCGCAGTGCTTTTCTGTTAGCTGCTATCCTTGGCATTCAGACGCTTGACAACTCATTAATTTCACCTAAAATCATGAGCACCGCCGTTGATGTAGATCCCCTGCTTATTATGTTCGCTGTGATTGTTGGGGCCGCTGTACTCGGATTTTGGGGTGTATTGCTTGCAATTCCTATCATTGTTGTGGTAAAATCGGTTATTGCCGTTTCTCAATCTGTAGCGACAAATGGACGCTTGGAAGTTAACGCAGCCGACGATACTACGGAAAATCCGTAA
- a CDS encoding dicarboxylate/amino acid:cation symporter → MNENEKKPKVSLGLLYGIIIAIIAGAIIGGFAPGFAVHTTILGEIFLNLLKMIVVPLVVLSMIVGITNLGDIRNIGSIGGRTVLYYMATTAISVLIGIILVNIILPGKGLSQGEERPELSYTLSGPEMLTAELSGEFNRTYNNKYVITLIDQDIRGEVESISGTTVTVKSWQPFKDARYVTTDDGERLLFSEGRLVRIEPNATGKGIDISLPIATRMSDKTERTMGNTIKEVFLGNEDTGKEGMIPSNVFKAMVHTDILPLIFFSLLIGAALSMLGDIGKPVVSVIAGLNEAVMKLVHWIMYVAPVGIFGLIAGRIGEAKGFAGFWPELVAVGKYSATVLLGLGLHAVVVLPLLLLFLGRRNPVNYFKGMATALLNAFSTASSSATLPLTMEGVENQNGVSSRTASFVLPLGATINMDGTALYEAVAVMFIAQVYAINMDPAQQIVVVLTATLAAIGAAGIPEAGLVTMVIVLRAVDLPVEGITLILSIDWLLDRFRTTINVWGDSIGAGVIETYESRDSTDAPATA, encoded by the coding sequence ATGAACGAAAACGAAAAGAAACCAAAGGTCAGCCTCGGCCTGCTTTACGGGATTATCATTGCGATTATCGCGGGAGCAATCATCGGTGGGTTCGCACCAGGCTTTGCAGTCCACACAACAATACTCGGTGAGATATTCTTAAACTTACTCAAAATGATAGTCGTGCCCCTCGTCGTCTTGTCCATGATAGTCGGGATAACGAATTTAGGCGATATCCGCAACATCGGTTCCATCGGCGGACGGACTGTCCTCTACTACATGGCGACAACCGCTATTTCTGTTCTCATTGGAATAATTCTCGTCAACATCATTTTGCCGGGGAAAGGACTCTCGCAAGGCGAAGAACGTCCCGAGCTAAGTTACACGCTCTCTGGTCCTGAGATGCTCACTGCTGAGCTGAGCGGGGAATTCAATCGGACCTATAACAATAAATATGTCATTACCCTCATCGACCAAGACATCCGGGGTGAAGTCGAATCAATTTCGGGAACGACCGTCACAGTAAAATCGTGGCAACCCTTCAAGGATGCCCGTTATGTCACCACCGACGATGGGGAACGTTTGTTATTCTCTGAGGGGCGGCTCGTCAGGATAGAACCTAACGCTACCGGTAAAGGCATCGACATCAGTTTACCGATCGCCACAAGGATGTCCGACAAAACTGAGCGGACGATGGGCAACACCATCAAAGAGGTGTTTCTCGGTAACGAAGATACCGGCAAAGAGGGGATGATCCCCTCAAACGTCTTCAAAGCGATGGTGCACACCGACATTCTGCCCTTAATCTTTTTCTCACTCCTCATCGGGGCTGCCTTATCTATGCTTGGTGATATTGGCAAACCCGTTGTCTCCGTGATTGCCGGATTAAACGAAGCCGTGATGAAGCTCGTTCACTGGATAATGTATGTCGCACCGGTCGGCATCTTCGGCTTAATCGCGGGCAGAATCGGTGAAGCAAAGGGGTTCGCAGGTTTCTGGCCCGAACTCGTTGCAGTCGGAAAATATAGTGCCACAGTATTGTTAGGGCTCGGTTTACACGCTGTTGTCGTTTTACCCCTACTGCTGTTATTCCTCGGACGTCGGAACCCCGTCAATTACTTCAAGGGCATGGCGACCGCTTTATTGAATGCCTTTTCAACAGCGAGTTCAAGTGCAACCCTGCCACTAACCATGGAAGGGGTCGAGAATCAGAATGGGGTTTCCAGCCGGACCGCCAGTTTCGTCCTCCCCTTAGGCGCCACCATTAATATGGACGGCACTGCACTTTATGAGGCAGTCGCTGTCATGTTCATCGCACAGGTCTATGCGATAAACATGGATCCAGCGCAACAAATTGTTGTTGTCCTTACAGCGACTTTGGCAGCAATCGGCGCAGCAGGGATTCCAGAGGCAGGTCTCGTCACAATGGTTATTGTGCTCAGAGCCGTAGACCTCCCCGTTGAAGGAATAACGCTTATTCTCTCTATTGATTGGCTGCTGGATCGCTTCCGAACCACAATTAACGTTTGGGGGGACAGCATCGGGGCAGGCGTGATTGAAACGTATGAATCCAGAGATTCAACGGATGCCCCCGCAACCGCGTAA
- a CDS encoding Uma2 family endonuclease encodes MAKIIGTAPTLVYPESDGEPMAETPKHQQVMIDCMDTLRTHFRGVPDVFIAGNMFLYYEEGNPRKSISPDVFMVQGVSEKDIRTYKTWEHPSTLDFVLEVASPSTIENDLTTKKEIYATILRVKEYYIYDPYHESDPFFIGFRLVGEVYQEIPFIDERLSSGVLGLELGEYEGLLRLYNPVTSEWLLPSPERVDAAETRADAAETRAAQESIARQTLEVELAAARAALKRLQTSEQSE; translated from the coding sequence ATGGCGAAAATAATAGGGACTGCCCCGACACTCGTCTATCCCGAATCAGACGGTGAGCCGATGGCAGAAACGCCGAAACATCAACAGGTGATGATAGATTGTATGGATACCCTCCGAACCCATTTCCGGGGGGTCCCAGATGTGTTTATTGCAGGCAACATGTTCCTGTATTACGAAGAAGGGAATCCCCGGAAGAGTATCTCCCCGGACGTGTTCATGGTTCAGGGTGTCTCTGAAAAAGATATCCGAACCTATAAAACCTGGGAACACCCGTCGACGCTTGATTTTGTGTTAGAGGTTGCGAGTCCGAGCACGATTGAAAACGACCTGACAACAAAAAAGGAGATTTACGCCACGATTCTTCGCGTCAAGGAGTATTACATTTACGATCCATATCATGAGAGTGATCCGTTTTTTATCGGTTTTCGGCTGGTGGGTGAAGTCTATCAAGAAATACCCTTTATAGATGAACGGCTCTCTTCTGGGGTGTTAGGTTTAGAGTTAGGCGAGTATGAGGGATTACTGAGGCTGTATAACCCCGTTACATCCGAGTGGTTGCTCCCGTCTCCAGAACGCGTAGATGCGGCGGAGACCCGCGCTGACGCAGCCGAAACTCGCGCAGCACAAGAATCTATCGCACGTCAAACTCTTGAGGTCGAACTCGCTGCAGCACGTGCAGCCCTGAAACGACTACAAACTTCCGAACAATCCGAATAA
- the aspS gene encoding aspartate--tRNA ligase, whose amino-acid sequence MSQEATSPCLKRTHYCGDLRLADAGTTVQLNGWVNRRRDHGGVIFVDLRDRTGITQVVFDPQIDEKAHALADSIRSEYVLNVSGTVRERDPGELLFHADAAYQTELADGTLSAAFRSLFADVDAKYTLAEEIEVATRVAGARWLLTDVENNRTYHIENTENGLSIYQGTVNPELDTGEIELAVDSLNILNTAKTPPFPVEDDIDVAEDIRMRYRFIDLRRPEMQKTLAMRHKAALAARNYMNEQGFLEIETPILMNSTPEGARDVLVPSRHYPGRFYALPQSPQQFKQILMMSGVDRYFQIARCFRDEDTRSDRQLEFTQLDIEMSFADVDDVLEVTEGLMKRIFEGAGGIPVQTPFLRLPYHESIARFGNDKPDTRFGMELTDLSDVMADCEFQVFTRALSAGGQVKAIAAPGGADFSRKDIDDLTQFVATYRAKGLAWVKVTIGGFSSGIVKFFTTEQLETAQERTGAKPGDIMFFVADRPKVVADALGNLRLHLGRKLNLIDETRYNFLWIVDYPLFEWNEDENRYEPFHHLFTGGTEETLPLLDTDPGKVQSQHYDLVCNGYEICSGSVRIHQWDIQQKVFDVLDITPEEVESRFGYFIDALAYGTPPHAGIAPGLDRIVMLMRNEENIREVIAFPKSQQGLCPLTHAPSLVTDAQLEELSIRVDGDV is encoded by the coding sequence ATGTCTCAAGAAGCCACATCACCTTGTTTAAAACGAACCCATTATTGTGGGGACCTGCGCTTAGCCGATGCAGGGACCACTGTGCAACTCAACGGTTGGGTCAACCGCCGTCGAGACCATGGGGGCGTCATCTTCGTTGATTTACGCGATAGAACAGGCATCACACAAGTTGTTTTTGATCCACAGATTGATGAAAAAGCACACGCCCTCGCAGATAGCATTAGAAGCGAATATGTGCTGAACGTCAGTGGCACCGTTCGCGAACGGGATCCCGGCGAATTGCTCTTCCATGCAGACGCTGCGTACCAAACAGAACTCGCCGATGGCACCCTCTCCGCAGCATTCCGATCCCTGTTTGCCGATGTTGATGCGAAGTACACCCTCGCCGAAGAGATTGAGGTGGCGACCCGCGTCGCTGGCGCGCGGTGGCTACTCACCGATGTCGAAAATAATCGGACATATCACATCGAAAATACGGAAAACGGTCTCAGCATTTACCAAGGCACAGTCAACCCGGAACTCGACACAGGTGAGATTGAACTCGCTGTGGATTCTCTGAATATTCTGAATACCGCCAAAACGCCGCCGTTCCCTGTTGAAGACGACATCGACGTAGCGGAAGACATTCGGATGCGCTACCGATTTATTGATCTACGTCGCCCTGAGATGCAGAAAACTTTAGCAATGCGGCATAAAGCGGCACTCGCAGCGCGCAATTATATGAACGAGCAGGGCTTCCTTGAGATTGAGACTCCCATTTTAATGAACAGCACACCCGAAGGGGCGCGGGACGTACTCGTTCCCAGTCGTCATTACCCCGGCAGGTTCTATGCGCTTCCACAATCACCGCAGCAGTTTAAACAGATTTTAATGATGAGCGGCGTTGATCGATATTTCCAAATAGCACGGTGCTTCCGCGATGAGGATACCCGTTCTGACAGACAGCTGGAATTCACCCAGCTTGATATTGAAATGTCATTCGCCGACGTGGACGATGTGCTTGAGGTGACCGAGGGGTTGATGAAACGTATATTTGAGGGTGCGGGGGGTATTCCCGTCCAAACGCCTTTCCTACGGCTCCCGTATCACGAGTCGATAGCACGGTTCGGGAACGACAAACCCGATACGCGCTTCGGTATGGAGCTTACCGATCTCTCGGATGTCATGGCGGATTGTGAGTTTCAAGTATTCACACGCGCCTTGTCCGCAGGTGGACAGGTCAAAGCCATTGCCGCCCCAGGGGGGGCGGACTTTTCACGCAAAGACATCGACGACCTGACCCAATTCGTCGCCACTTATCGAGCAAAAGGATTGGCATGGGTTAAAGTTACGATCGGTGGGTTTTCGTCTGGTATTGTCAAGTTCTTCACAACAGAGCAACTTGAAACGGCACAGGAGAGAACGGGCGCGAAACCGGGCGACATCATGTTCTTTGTTGCTGACAGACCTAAGGTCGTCGCCGATGCCCTCGGCAACCTCCGCCTCCATCTTGGACGCAAACTAAACCTCATTGACGAAACCCGGTACAATTTCCTGTGGATCGTTGATTATCCCTTGTTTGAATGGAATGAGGATGAGAATCGCTACGAACCCTTCCACCATCTATTCACCGGAGGAACAGAAGAGACTTTACCGTTGTTAGACACGGATCCCGGGAAGGTGCAGAGCCAACACTACGATCTCGTGTGCAACGGATATGAGATCTGTAGCGGAAGCGTGAGAATCCACCAGTGGGATATCCAACAAAAGGTTTTCGATGTCTTGGACATCACGCCGGAAGAGGTCGAAAGCCGATTTGGCTATTTCATAGATGCCTTGGCGTATGGCACACCGCCGCATGCAGGCATTGCACCGGGTTTAGACCGGATTGTCATGTTGATGCGGAACGAGGAGAACATCCGAGAGGTCATCGCTTTCCCGAAATCGCAACAGGGACTTTGTCCGCTCACACACGCGCCGTCCCTTGTAACAGACGCACAACTGGAAGAGCTCTCAATTCGCGTTGACGGAGATGTCTAA